The following coding sequences lie in one Pseudoalteromonas sp. Scap06 genomic window:
- a CDS encoding OmpW family protein, whose product MKTKLSIAILTSLLALSPAAHANFSVNVGAINVNPDNDGSKINEAPTLGLKGDSNTQLGITVDYAFNDQWVLELIAATPFSHDVEGTGGLAGNKIADIKHLPPSLVAQYHFLDSSYALRPFVGVGINYTTFFDEQPSAALKATLNTDDVEVKLDDSFGFVAQVGANYKIDEKWGLHAMVSIMDIDTDATVYANGAKALTSTVSLDPVVAMFGLKYSF is encoded by the coding sequence ATGAAAACTAAACTAAGCATTGCAATACTTACTTCTTTACTAGCTCTTTCTCCTGCAGCACACGCTAACTTTAGCGTTAATGTTGGCGCAATTAATGTTAACCCTGATAACGATGGCTCAAAGATTAACGAAGCACCTACTCTTGGTTTAAAAGGTGATTCAAATACTCAGTTAGGTATTACTGTAGATTATGCATTTAACGACCAATGGGTGTTAGAGCTTATTGCAGCAACGCCATTCTCTCATGATGTAGAAGGTACAGGCGGTTTAGCTGGTAATAAAATTGCCGACATTAAACATTTACCACCATCACTGGTTGCACAATACCACTTTTTAGACAGCAGCTACGCACTTCGTCCATTTGTTGGTGTAGGTATTAACTACACGACGTTCTTTGACGAGCAGCCTTCTGCAGCACTTAAAGCAACTTTAAATACTGACGACGTGGAAGTAAAACTAGATGATTCATTTGGTTTTGTTGCTCAAGTAGGTGCTAACTACAAGATTGATGAGAAATGGGGCCTACACGCTATGGTATCTATCATGGATATTGATACTGATGCGACTGTATATGCTAATGGCGCAAAAGCATTAACTTCAACCGTGTCACTTGACCCTGTTGTAGCTATGTTTGGTCTTAAATACTCGTTTTAA
- a CDS encoding MATE family efflux transporter yields the protein MTPSGQLFLQGSIAKALLKLGIPIVLINILQSAYQLTDAFWVGRLGAAQVAAVSISMPVTFLVIAIGSGFAMAGAILSAQYMGAGQQDKVNHVAAQTVLMVTLVALLLGLLGYALSPYFLTLLGVEAAVYSDALKFMHVSFIGVIFVFIYAMFQSLMRGIGQTKVPLIIVSTTVLLNFILDPLFIFGYGRFEGLGVMGAALATLVTQSLAALAGIIIFLRGRHGIQLQLKSFYPDWHYIKRAFFLGAPGSIELSTRAFGLIIMSFLVASFGTTTIAAYGVGSNILQMVMIPAMGLSMAVSTLVGQNMGAGNIKRAEQITKLASVWGLLGLSCVGAIAYLYADSLVAFFIPDDNDVITNGAQFIQVMCLSWGGIGVQLCIVAAFRASGNMLNAMVIALLSQCVVQFPAAYILSNHTELGDQGIWYSFAITNITIALIAFAWFMRGSWKKTKLTKEDKHIVQVTRETLIEEGAR from the coding sequence ATGACTCCCTCTGGTCAACTATTTCTTCAAGGCTCTATTGCCAAAGCGCTATTAAAATTAGGCATTCCTATTGTCCTCATTAATATTTTGCAGTCTGCTTATCAGCTTACAGATGCTTTTTGGGTTGGCCGGTTAGGGGCTGCGCAAGTGGCTGCTGTATCTATTAGTATGCCTGTCACATTTTTAGTTATTGCGATAGGTTCAGGATTTGCTATGGCTGGGGCGATTTTATCAGCCCAATACATGGGGGCAGGACAACAAGATAAGGTTAACCATGTTGCCGCGCAAACGGTGTTAATGGTGACATTAGTTGCACTATTACTTGGGTTACTAGGCTATGCATTATCACCTTATTTTTTAACCTTACTGGGGGTTGAAGCGGCCGTATATAGTGATGCGCTTAAGTTTATGCATGTATCTTTTATTGGCGTTATTTTTGTATTTATTTATGCCATGTTTCAATCGCTGATGCGGGGTATTGGGCAAACTAAGGTGCCGTTAATTATAGTCAGCACAACCGTGTTACTTAACTTTATACTCGATCCGTTATTCATATTTGGCTATGGTCGTTTTGAGGGGCTTGGTGTGATGGGCGCTGCGCTAGCAACATTGGTTACACAGAGCTTAGCGGCGCTTGCGGGCATCATTATATTTTTACGTGGTCGCCATGGTATTCAATTACAGCTAAAAAGCTTTTACCCCGACTGGCACTATATTAAGCGCGCTTTTTTCTTGGGAGCGCCAGGCTCTATTGAATTATCGACACGTGCATTTGGTTTGATCATCATGTCATTTCTAGTTGCCAGCTTTGGTACTACGACAATTGCTGCTTATGGTGTTGGCTCTAATATTTTGCAAATGGTGATGATCCCCGCTATGGGCTTATCAATGGCGGTATCAACCTTGGTTGGGCAAAATATGGGGGCTGGTAATATCAAGCGGGCTGAGCAGATCACTAAACTTGCTAGTGTGTGGGGCTTGTTAGGGCTCTCATGTGTTGGCGCCATTGCATATTTATATGCAGATTCATTAGTTGCATTTTTTATTCCTGACGATAATGACGTTATTACTAATGGGGCGCAGTTTATTCAAGTAATGTGCTTAAGTTGGGGTGGAATAGGGGTGCAACTTTGTATTGTTGCTGCTTTTCGTGCCTCAGGTAATATGCTCAATGCAATGGTTATCGCGTTATTATCACAATGTGTAGTGCAGTTCCCTGCCGCTTATATTCTTTCTAATCATACTGAGCTTGGCGATCAAGGCATTTGGTATTCTTTTGCAATTACTAACATAACCATCGCATTGATAGCATTTGCATGGTTTATGCGTGGCTCTTGGAAAAAAACCAAGTTAACTAAAGAAGATAAGCACATAGTGCAGGTTACACGAGAAACATTAATAGAAGAGGGCGCACGTTAG
- the dapE gene encoding succinyl-diaminopimelate desuccinylase — MTKAINTKAQAPYLTIAQLKTVSHLQTLIRFKSITPNPAGGIEWLANHLTELGFSTEQFSSNNVTNLIAKITFGAGPVVAFSGHIDVVPATQGGWLADPFGGHIINDAIYGRGAADMKGGIAAMLSATQTLINSAQQKQGTLFWLITSDEEGEAEHGSVLIAKRLAQQGVVLDGCIVGEPTSHLQVGDTIKNGRRGALSARLAIQGKAGHVAYPENTINAAHISAEVVNRLTQIDWPLDELSSKTTLQVTGINIDNVLDNLVPAQCDITFNIRYSHGYKSKHVKQRVFAALKDFSEHLVIQWERPCEPYYTSHKIESCLLAQLEQAIFKVTGNYPLLSTSGGTSDGRFFAQQKTQVIECGVRNHSIHQVNEHVPICDLLEIEKIYTQLLDGIFTQP; from the coding sequence ATGACAAAAGCTATCAATACAAAAGCACAAGCGCCGTACTTAACTATTGCACAGTTAAAAACAGTGAGTCACTTACAAACTCTGATCCGATTTAAATCGATTACTCCTAATCCAGCTGGTGGCATTGAGTGGCTTGCGAACCACCTTACTGAGTTAGGCTTTAGTACAGAGCAATTTAGTTCTAATAATGTGACAAACTTAATTGCAAAAATAACCTTTGGGGCAGGCCCCGTGGTGGCATTTTCTGGCCATATTGATGTGGTACCCGCAACGCAAGGTGGCTGGTTAGCCGATCCGTTTGGTGGACACATAATTAACGATGCAATTTATGGGCGTGGTGCCGCCGATATGAAAGGAGGCATTGCCGCGATGCTTAGTGCAACGCAGACGTTAATAAACAGCGCGCAGCAAAAGCAGGGAACATTATTTTGGCTGATCACCTCAGATGAAGAAGGTGAGGCGGAGCATGGCTCTGTGTTGATTGCCAAGCGATTAGCACAACAGGGCGTTGTGCTTGATGGCTGTATTGTTGGAGAGCCAACCAGCCACCTGCAGGTAGGTGACACTATAAAAAATGGTCGACGTGGAGCCTTATCTGCGCGATTAGCTATTCAAGGAAAGGCTGGGCATGTAGCCTATCCTGAGAATACCATTAATGCTGCGCACATCAGTGCTGAAGTGGTTAATAGACTCACACAAATAGACTGGCCTTTAGATGAACTTAGTTCAAAAACAACGCTGCAAGTCACCGGTATTAATATTGATAATGTGCTAGATAACCTCGTGCCAGCTCAGTGTGATATTACTTTTAATATTCGCTATAGCCATGGGTATAAAAGTAAACATGTTAAGCAACGTGTGTTTGCTGCACTGAAGGATTTCAGCGAGCATTTGGTTATACAGTGGGAGCGTCCATGTGAACCCTATTATACAAGCCATAAGATTGAGAGTTGCTTACTCGCTCAGTTAGAGCAGGCAATTTTTAAAGTGACGGGGAATTATCCTTTATTAAGCACCAGTGGTGGGACGTCGGACGGACGATTTTTTGCACAGCAAAAAACACAAGTCATAGAGTGTGGGGTACGAAACCATAGCATTCATCAGGTTAATGAACATGTACCGATTTGCGACTTGTTAGAAATAGAAAAGATTTATACGCAATTACTCGATGGTATTTTTACTCAGCCTTGA
- a CDS encoding lysophospholipid acyltransferase family protein: MISVDKVIATNLPQLTNSFKIKKMVKKSLSYLLHEQEFTNFATAYPHLQGIEFVEQVLDELDFETRYKAKQIENIPSEGKIVIIANHPIGSLDALALINVLSTVRSDLKVVANRMLMTVDAMHSLLLPVDNLSGQSKKQELSNIHQHLKNEGALLIFPAGEVSRLRPTGIKDCKWNSGFLRIAKKANSPILPIYIKARNSPLFYGASMLYKPLASLLLVKEMFKQRQKSLEFEIGASIAPESYLIPDLKDKEVVELIRKQLYRLTTKKTLPLKTHAPIASPECKKELKKAIECCEHLGKTSDGMVIYLYQYQGSSPLFRELGRLREIAFRAVGEGSGNRRDIDKYDMHYQHLVLWDEHALELVGAYRLACAQDVIEQHSQSGLYTDSLFNYTQDMNPYFKQGIELGRSFVQPKYWGRKSLDYLWYGIGAFINRYPQYRYLFGAVSVSNALPEQAKSLLVHYYQHYYGCEKSLATPNNAFRHTPDQQTQCTNLFEGNNIKEDFVELKHILANMGTHVPTLFKQYTELCEPNGVKFLSFSIDPQFNNCIDGLVLVDLEKVKPSKAKRYLGTDKSASAS; encoded by the coding sequence ATGATCAGTGTAGATAAAGTAATAGCAACCAATTTACCACAGTTAACTAACTCATTTAAAATAAAAAAAATGGTAAAGAAAAGTCTTAGCTACTTATTACATGAACAAGAATTTACAAACTTTGCAACTGCCTATCCCCACCTTCAAGGAATAGAATTTGTAGAGCAAGTGCTTGATGAACTTGACTTTGAAACTCGCTACAAAGCTAAGCAAATAGAAAACATTCCCAGTGAAGGGAAAATTGTCATTATTGCAAACCACCCTATCGGATCCTTAGATGCACTTGCATTAATTAATGTGTTATCAACAGTGCGTTCCGATTTAAAAGTGGTGGCTAACCGTATGTTAATGACCGTTGACGCCATGCATTCGTTATTACTACCCGTTGATAACCTATCAGGGCAAAGTAAAAAACAAGAGCTGAGTAATATCCACCAGCACTTAAAAAATGAAGGAGCGTTACTTATTTTCCCTGCCGGTGAAGTTTCTCGACTTCGTCCTACGGGTATAAAAGACTGCAAATGGAACAGTGGCTTTTTACGCATTGCAAAAAAGGCTAACAGCCCTATTTTGCCTATTTATATTAAAGCCAGAAATAGCCCGCTGTTTTACGGCGCATCAATGCTTTATAAACCACTGGCTAGCTTGTTACTGGTAAAAGAAATGTTTAAGCAACGTCAAAAATCACTCGAGTTTGAAATTGGCGCTTCTATTGCCCCTGAGTCTTATTTAATCCCAGACTTAAAAGACAAAGAAGTGGTTGAGCTAATCCGTAAGCAACTATACCGTTTAACCACAAAAAAAACGCTACCATTAAAAACTCATGCTCCGATCGCCTCTCCTGAATGTAAAAAAGAATTAAAAAAAGCCATAGAATGCTGCGAACATTTAGGTAAAACCAGTGATGGCATGGTGATTTATTTGTACCAATACCAAGGAAGCTCTCCCTTATTTCGTGAACTGGGCCGCTTACGAGAAATCGCTTTTCGGGCTGTAGGTGAAGGTAGTGGAAACCGCCGAGACATAGATAAATACGATATGCACTATCAGCACTTAGTATTGTGGGATGAACATGCACTAGAGTTGGTGGGTGCTTACCGATTAGCTTGTGCACAGGATGTGATTGAACAACACTCACAAAGTGGGCTTTATACCGATAGCCTATTTAATTATACCCAAGATATGAATCCTTATTTTAAACAAGGCATAGAGCTAGGCCGAAGCTTTGTACAACCTAAATATTGGGGCAGAAAAAGTCTCGACTACTTATGGTATGGTATTGGCGCTTTTATAAATCGCTACCCTCAATACCGTTACTTATTTGGTGCGGTGAGTGTGTCAAACGCACTACCTGAGCAGGCAAAGTCTTTATTAGTGCATTATTATCAGCACTATTATGGCTGTGAAAAATCACTCGCAACGCCTAACAATGCTTTTCGTCACACACCTGATCAGCAAACTCAGTGCACTAACTTGTTCGAGGGTAATAATATAAAAGAAGATTTTGTAGAGCTTAAACACATACTCGCTAACATGGGCACGCATGTACCCACACTATTTAAACAATATACAGAGCTATGCGAACCAAATGGTGTTAAATTTTTAAGCTTTAGTATTGATCCACAATTCAATAATTGTATTGATGGCCTAGTATTGGTTGATCTTGAAAAAGTAAAACCAAGCAAAGCAAAGCGCTACTTGGGTACTGATAAATCAGCATCAGCAAGTTAA
- a CDS encoding glyoxylate/hydroxypyruvate reductase A encodes MSVLVAITGRDNTKLIAKMQSQLPNIQIEQLDDCKDFAGVEFVLAWNAPASLWPKLLNLKAVSSFGAGVDSIDLSLLPAHVEVVRIVDKQLANDMAEYVLTHVLAQKLRLKEYFLKQQQSEWKPKRAYRHDRVSILGFGELGQACAQRLANNGFKVNAWSRSPKTSTIAALYHGDQGLNDMLVNTDYLICLLPLTSNTKGIINQQLLKQLPEHAVLINVARGEHVVEADLLDALNNARLLAATLDVFASEPQPSKHPYWQHPNITLTPHCAALSDLDSVIEQIAENILRLKARQPLINCINKQQGY; translated from the coding sequence ATGTCAGTTTTAGTCGCGATTACCGGTCGAGATAACACAAAATTAATTGCAAAAATGCAATCACAATTACCCAACATTCAAATTGAGCAGCTTGATGACTGCAAAGATTTTGCAGGTGTGGAATTTGTACTGGCTTGGAATGCGCCCGCGTCTTTATGGCCAAAGTTATTAAATTTGAAAGCGGTGTCATCGTTTGGTGCTGGGGTTGATAGTATCGATTTAAGTTTACTACCTGCACATGTTGAAGTGGTGCGGATTGTCGATAAACAGTTAGCCAACGACATGGCTGAATATGTACTTACTCATGTATTAGCGCAAAAATTGCGATTAAAAGAATATTTCTTAAAACAACAGCAAAGTGAATGGAAGCCCAAAAGAGCGTATAGGCACGATCGAGTCAGTATTTTAGGGTTTGGCGAATTAGGCCAAGCATGCGCCCAAAGGTTGGCTAATAATGGCTTTAAAGTTAATGCTTGGAGCCGAAGCCCTAAAACATCAACGATAGCAGCACTCTACCATGGTGATCAGGGACTAAATGATATGTTAGTGAATACAGATTATTTAATCTGTCTATTGCCACTTACTAGCAATACCAAAGGTATTATTAATCAACAGTTGCTTAAGCAACTTCCTGAGCACGCCGTGTTAATTAATGTGGCCCGAGGTGAGCATGTCGTTGAAGCTGATTTGCTCGATGCGCTCAATAACGCACGTTTACTAGCAGCAACGCTTGATGTATTTGCCAGTGAGCCACAACCAAGCAAACACCCTTATTGGCAACACCCAAATATTACTTTAACGCCGCACTGTGCTGCGTTGTCAGATCTAGATAGTGTTATTGAGCAAATAGCAGAAAACATTTTGCGTTTGAAAGCGAGACAACCATTAATAAATTGTATTAATAAGCAGCAAGGTTATTAA
- the smrA gene encoding DNA endonuclease SmrA produces MPLSDFDLFLSSMEDVTPISHDTVTLPPKNHKTVIAQQEKNKAAQLNLSSEQFNSLDEPLELLDPLAILSFKRDGVQSPVFKNVRLAKYQLDATLDLHGQLLKNAHASLLAFIKDCHQRNIRMVLVRHGIGIKNKAKPGILKSYVNQWLQTIPCVLAFHTALRQHGGSGATYVLLKKSDDKKHQNREIHSKRS; encoded by the coding sequence ATGCCGTTGTCAGATTTCGATTTATTCTTATCCTCCATGGAAGATGTTACCCCTATCAGTCACGATACAGTGACATTGCCACCTAAAAACCATAAAACAGTTATCGCTCAGCAAGAAAAAAACAAAGCGGCACAATTAAATTTAAGCAGTGAACAATTTAATTCGTTAGATGAACCACTAGAATTGCTCGACCCACTCGCCATATTAAGTTTTAAACGGGATGGCGTGCAAAGCCCGGTTTTTAAAAACGTAAGATTAGCTAAATATCAGCTCGATGCGACATTAGATTTACACGGGCAACTTTTGAAAAATGCCCATGCTTCGTTGCTTGCCTTTATTAAAGATTGCCACCAGCGCAATATAAGAATGGTTCTTGTTCGTCATGGAATAGGTATTAAAAATAAAGCCAAACCGGGGATTTTAAAAAGTTACGTAAATCAGTGGCTGCAAACAATTCCTTGTGTTTTAGCATTTCATACTGCACTCAGGCAGCATGGAGGAAGTGGGGCAACATATGTCTTACTAAAGAAGAGTGATGATAAAAAGCATCAAAACAGAGAAATTCACAGCAAGCGCAGTTAA
- a CDS encoding response regulator, translating to MNTQLSILIVDDVSTVRSFLSQTLMHLGIENVKEASTAAQCISECRAANFNIIFLDIELPDGDGKELIAQINELSPETNVVMVSAHSGVENVKDAIERGAKGFVVKPFSPKKIAAMLKKFYPELDNV from the coding sequence ATGAATACGCAGCTATCTATTTTAATAGTTGACGATGTTAGCACTGTGCGTAGCTTTCTAAGTCAAACATTAATGCATTTAGGGATAGAGAATGTAAAAGAAGCGTCAACGGCCGCGCAGTGTATTAGCGAGTGTCGCGCAGCCAATTTTAATATTATATTTTTAGACATAGAACTACCTGATGGCGATGGTAAAGAACTTATTGCGCAAATTAATGAGTTATCACCAGAGACAAACGTGGTGATGGTGTCGGCTCATTCAGGCGTTGAAAATGTGAAGGATGCGATAGAAAGAGGGGCAAAAGGGTTTGTGGTTAAACCATTTTCACCAAAGAAAATTGCGGCGATGTTGAAAAAGTTTTATCCAGAGCTTGATAACGTTTAA
- the rpsT gene encoding 30S ribosomal protein S20, which produces MANIKSAKKRAITSEKNRQHNASRRSMMRTYFKKVIVAIEAGDKEAAQQAFSVATPILDRYATKGLIHKNKAARHKSRLAAKIKAL; this is translated from the coding sequence TTGGCTAACATCAAGTCTGCAAAAAAACGCGCTATCACAAGCGAAAAAAACCGTCAGCACAACGCAAGCCGTCGTTCAATGATGCGTACTTACTTCAAAAAAGTAATCGTAGCTATTGAAGCTGGCGATAAAGAAGCTGCACAGCAAGCTTTTTCTGTTGCTACACCTATCCTAGACCGTTACGCAACTAAGGGTCTAATCCACAAAAACAAAGCTGCTCGTCATAAGAGCCGTTTAGCTGCTAAAATTAAAGCGCTATAA
- the murJ gene encoding murein biosynthesis integral membrane protein MurJ, whose protein sequence is MTMISRILGLVRDAVVANLLGAGAAADVFLFANRIPNFLRRLFAEGAFAQAFVPVLSEIKQQQGDEKVRIFVAQAAGTLGTILLIVTLFGVIASPVIAALFGTGWFIDWWQGGPDAEKFELASSLLKLTFPYLFFVSLVALSGAVMNVYNRFAVAAFTPVLLNVSIISCAILLHDQFSVGAYALAVGVFLGGVVQLLFQLPFLYKAKMLARPRWGWQDENVKKVRKLMLPALFGVSISQINLLLDTVIASLLMTGSIAWLYYSDRLIEFPLGLFGIGIATVILPALSKLHSSKKSSDFQHTLDWGVRFVIFLGLPAMIGLMIISPLIITVLFDHGAFKEAGIDHVKAVSLGVVAYSVGLVSFMLIKVLAPGFYSRQDTKTPVRIGIITLVLNMVFNIMLAPFIGYLGLALATSMSASCNAYLLYRQLKKENVYQFSSMSGYFTLKCLLASITMGALVWFTSRQYDWVSWHFSEQVMLLVVLLIIAIVSYFFMLFLMGVRLNTIKSVAITESN, encoded by the coding sequence ATGACAATGATCTCGCGTATTTTAGGGCTAGTACGAGATGCCGTCGTGGCTAATCTGTTGGGCGCAGGCGCTGCGGCCGATGTATTTTTATTTGCTAACCGTATTCCTAATTTTTTACGCCGTTTATTTGCCGAAGGGGCTTTTGCGCAAGCATTTGTACCGGTATTAAGTGAAATTAAACAGCAGCAAGGCGATGAGAAGGTCAGAATATTTGTTGCCCAAGCCGCCGGCACGTTAGGCACTATTTTACTGATAGTGACACTTTTTGGTGTAATAGCATCACCTGTTATTGCTGCATTATTTGGTACTGGTTGGTTTATTGATTGGTGGCAAGGGGGGCCTGACGCAGAAAAGTTTGAGCTTGCCAGTTCGCTATTAAAACTTACTTTTCCTTATTTGTTTTTTGTAAGCCTTGTGGCGCTCAGTGGCGCGGTGATGAACGTTTATAATCGTTTTGCCGTTGCGGCTTTTACCCCGGTGTTACTCAATGTATCCATCATTAGTTGTGCCATTTTATTACACGACCAATTTTCTGTAGGCGCTTATGCATTAGCCGTTGGCGTGTTTTTAGGAGGCGTGGTACAGCTATTATTTCAACTGCCGTTTTTGTATAAAGCAAAAATGCTAGCGCGCCCGCGCTGGGGTTGGCAAGATGAAAATGTGAAAAAAGTACGCAAGTTAATGCTTCCAGCCTTATTTGGTGTATCAATTAGTCAAATTAATTTGCTGCTCGATACAGTAATAGCCTCGTTATTGATGACGGGCTCTATCGCTTGGCTATATTACTCAGATAGACTGATTGAATTTCCACTTGGTTTATTTGGCATCGGTATTGCGACGGTTATTTTACCTGCGTTGTCAAAATTACACAGCAGTAAAAAAAGTAGCGACTTTCAACATACCCTAGATTGGGGAGTGAGGTTTGTGATTTTTTTAGGGCTTCCAGCAATGATAGGATTGATGATTATAAGCCCGCTTATTATTACCGTGCTGTTTGATCATGGCGCTTTTAAAGAAGCGGGTATTGATCATGTTAAGGCGGTGAGCTTAGGGGTGGTTGCCTACTCAGTGGGATTAGTCAGCTTTATGTTAATTAAAGTGCTCGCGCCTGGGTTTTATTCTCGCCAAGATACTAAAACACCGGTACGCATTGGTATTATTACTTTGGTACTAAATATGGTGTTTAATATTATGCTGGCCCCATTTATTGGCTATTTAGGTTTGGCACTGGCAACCTCAATGTCGGCAAGTTGTAATGCCTACTTACTGTATCGACAGCTTAAAAAAGAGAATGTTTATCAGTTTTCCAGCATGAGTGGCTACTTCACTTTGAAGTGTTTGTTGGCAAGTATAACAATGGGCGCATTGGTTTGGTTTACCAGTAGGCAATATGACTGGGTTAGTTGGCACTTTAGCGAACAAGTTATGTTATTGGTTGTGTTATTAATTATTGCGATTGTTAGTTACTTTTTTATGTTGTTTTTGATGGGTGTTAGACTAAATACGATAAAAAGTGTAGCAATTACTGAATCAAATTAA
- the ribF gene encoding bifunctional riboflavin kinase/FAD synthetase — protein MELIRGIHNIRPQHFGCVLTIGNFDGVHLGHAAVLKGLLADAKENNLPSTVMLFEPQPQEFFAKNNAPARLTRLRDKLRLLSNLGIERVICISFNQAFANMHAEQFVSDILIKKLGVKALTVGDDFRFGKQRQGNFSLLATMGTQVGMSVKSTASFRQLNARVSSTLIREALAEGDLVSAKVMLGHNYAISGRVIHGWKKGRELGFRTANIALKRQVCPVNGVFAVQVMIAGKQVFGVANIGNKPTFNGTRALLEVHLFDFAQDIYGQFMHVELIEKLRNEKKFETLTQLTAQIATDVAAAKQCFGLN, from the coding sequence ATGGAGCTAATTAGAGGTATACACAATATACGCCCACAACACTTTGGTTGTGTGCTGACCATTGGTAATTTTGATGGTGTTCATTTGGGTCATGCTGCCGTATTAAAAGGGCTTTTAGCTGATGCAAAAGAAAATAATTTACCCAGCACCGTAATGTTATTTGAGCCTCAGCCACAGGAGTTTTTTGCAAAAAATAACGCTCCGGCTAGGCTGACTCGACTGCGTGATAAACTTCGTCTATTGAGTAACTTAGGAATTGAACGCGTTATTTGTATTAGCTTTAATCAGGCTTTTGCAAACATGCATGCTGAGCAGTTTGTTAGCGATATTTTAATTAAAAAGCTGGGCGTTAAAGCATTAACGGTTGGTGATGATTTTAGGTTTGGTAAACAGCGCCAAGGTAACTTTAGTCTATTGGCAACTATGGGCACCCAAGTGGGAATGAGTGTTAAAAGCACTGCCAGCTTTAGGCAATTAAATGCTAGAGTAAGCAGTACCTTGATACGAGAAGCACTTGCTGAAGGTGACCTAGTTAGTGCAAAAGTTATGCTTGGGCATAATTATGCAATATCTGGACGTGTTATTCATGGCTGGAAAAAAGGCCGCGAACTGGGTTTTAGAACGGCAAATATTGCGCTAAAACGTCAAGTTTGTCCGGTCAATGGTGTATTTGCGGTTCAAGTGATGATCGCAGGAAAGCAAGTTTTTGGGGTGGCTAACATTGGAAACAAACCCACGTTTAATGGAACTCGTGCCTTATTGGAAGTTCATCTTTTTGATTTTGCACAAGATATTTATGGACAATTTATGCATGTGGAGTTAATTGAAAAGCTCCGCAATGAGAAAAAATTCGAGACATTAACACAACTGACGGCACAAATAGCAACCGATGTTGCCGCCGCTAAGCAGTGTTTTGGTTTAAATTAG